One Pomacea canaliculata isolate SZHN2017 linkage group LG9, ASM307304v1, whole genome shotgun sequence DNA segment encodes these proteins:
- the LOC112572850 gene encoding carbohydrate sulfotransferase 15-like isoform X1, whose amino-acid sequence MSPCSRHAPREDRQVQRHLRQGGNEEPRQYLNSTKNPCWFDNSTYPNLLCLPYFYVAGVAKSGTSDLFRRIALHPDVMEGMKKEYHWWDYGRYMEGGNIPLADYARMVTGEQGSKTVESEILTKGTSDKIFGDRSTSIFRDVHRWRFLDGNRGCQEPRVLIGHHIRHVTPMARIILSFRHPTYRLYSRFLARIPELKRGSSVTFHKLVVKAVRLYRDCFARLSLRHCAYNETLFESTGVRLVGGMYSIFLEDWLRIFPRSHIYVMRYEDYATDMLTEINKIYAFLHLAKLNGTVMKGVLDDVKLKAGILYEKVGPMMPETMDILNDFYEPFMENLADILQDERFLWRDMEIP is encoded by the exons ATGAGCCCCTGTTCCCGCCATGCCCCGAGAGAAGACCGGCAAGTTCAAAGACACTTACGTCAGGGAGGTAATGAG GAACCCCGACAGTACCTTAACAGCACCAAGAATCCATGCTGGTTCGACAACTCCACGTACCCGAACCTGCTTTGTCTCCCTTACTTCTACGTGGCTGGCGTTGCCAAGTCGGGTACGTCTGACCTTTTTCGCCGCATTGCCCTCCACCCGGACGTCATGGAAGGCATGAAGAAAGAATATCACTGGTGGGACTATGGCCGGTACATGGAAGGAG GCAACATACCCCTCGCGGATTACGCAAGAATGGTTACCGGAGAACAGGGTTCAAAGACTGTCGAAAGTGAAATTTTGACGAAAGGAACATCAGATAAAATATTTG GTGACAGATCGACATCCATTTTTCGGGACGTCCACCGCTGGAGGTTTCTCGATGGCAACCGAGGTTGTCAAGAACCGCGTGTTTTGATTGGGCACCACATTCGGCACGTGACCCCTATGGCACGAATAATTCTTTCCTTTCGTCATCCCACATACAG ACTTTACTCTCGATTCCTGGCGCGCATCCCGGAGCTCAAGCGAGGCAGCTCAGTCACGTTCCACAAGCTGGTGGTGAAGGCAGTGAGACTGTACAGGGACTGCTTCGCACGCTTGTCCTTGCGGCACTGCGCCTACAACGAAACACTGTTCGAGTCCACAGGG GTTCGGCTTGTAGGAGGGATGTACTCCATCTTCCTGGAGGACTGGCTGAGGATTTTCCCACGGAGTCACATCTATGTCATGCGTTACGAAGACTACGCAACGGACATGTTGACAGAAATCAACAAAATCTACGCCTTTCTACATCTAG CGAAGCTGAACGGAACTGTCATGAAAGGAGTCCTTGACGACGTGAAGCTGAAGGCGGGGATCCTCTACGAGAAAGTCGGACCGATGATGCCGGAGACGATGGACATTCTCAACGACTTTTATGAGCCGTTCATGGAGAACCTGGCCGACATTCTTCAGGACGAGCGGTTCTTGTGGCGCGACATGGAAATACCGTGA
- the LOC112572850 gene encoding carbohydrate sulfotransferase 15-like isoform X2 — protein MPREKTGKFKDTYVREEPRQYLNSTKNPCWFDNSTYPNLLCLPYFYVAGVAKSGTSDLFRRIALHPDVMEGMKKEYHWWDYGRYMEGGNIPLADYARMVTGEQGSKTVESEILTKGTSDKIFGDRSTSIFRDVHRWRFLDGNRGCQEPRVLIGHHIRHVTPMARIILSFRHPTYRLYSRFLARIPELKRGSSVTFHKLVVKAVRLYRDCFARLSLRHCAYNETLFESTGVRLVGGMYSIFLEDWLRIFPRSHIYVMRYEDYATDMLTEINKIYAFLHLAKLNGTVMKGVLDDVKLKAGILYEKVGPMMPETMDILNDFYEPFMENLADILQDERFLWRDMEIP, from the exons ATGCCCCGAGAGAAGACCGGCAAGTTCAAAGACACTTACGTCAGGGAG GAACCCCGACAGTACCTTAACAGCACCAAGAATCCATGCTGGTTCGACAACTCCACGTACCCGAACCTGCTTTGTCTCCCTTACTTCTACGTGGCTGGCGTTGCCAAGTCGGGTACGTCTGACCTTTTTCGCCGCATTGCCCTCCACCCGGACGTCATGGAAGGCATGAAGAAAGAATATCACTGGTGGGACTATGGCCGGTACATGGAAGGAG GCAACATACCCCTCGCGGATTACGCAAGAATGGTTACCGGAGAACAGGGTTCAAAGACTGTCGAAAGTGAAATTTTGACGAAAGGAACATCAGATAAAATATTTG GTGACAGATCGACATCCATTTTTCGGGACGTCCACCGCTGGAGGTTTCTCGATGGCAACCGAGGTTGTCAAGAACCGCGTGTTTTGATTGGGCACCACATTCGGCACGTGACCCCTATGGCACGAATAATTCTTTCCTTTCGTCATCCCACATACAG ACTTTACTCTCGATTCCTGGCGCGCATCCCGGAGCTCAAGCGAGGCAGCTCAGTCACGTTCCACAAGCTGGTGGTGAAGGCAGTGAGACTGTACAGGGACTGCTTCGCACGCTTGTCCTTGCGGCACTGCGCCTACAACGAAACACTGTTCGAGTCCACAGGG GTTCGGCTTGTAGGAGGGATGTACTCCATCTTCCTGGAGGACTGGCTGAGGATTTTCCCACGGAGTCACATCTATGTCATGCGTTACGAAGACTACGCAACGGACATGTTGACAGAAATCAACAAAATCTACGCCTTTCTACATCTAG CGAAGCTGAACGGAACTGTCATGAAAGGAGTCCTTGACGACGTGAAGCTGAAGGCGGGGATCCTCTACGAGAAAGTCGGACCGATGATGCCGGAGACGATGGACATTCTCAACGACTTTTATGAGCCGTTCATGGAGAACCTGGCCGACATTCTTCAGGACGAGCGGTTCTTGTGGCGCGACATGGAAATACCGTGA
- the LOC112572104 gene encoding uncharacterized protein LOC112572104, whose protein sequence is MRLYLKEFGLGVGIFFVFILLIAHFRSRRDEDDVPGSRRRQARAPRTGGATNARTSGRSETSSMTGRRAADGADMKYTADVTGEKNDVQKTQTKVKSFQKVPVKIKFNGARSGSDNSYVYPQWYSDSVVMSPTYGHEEDFVGSGPLFPVCPNAEKAKKEFQEKTFGYLEEVGEFIPGLKNPCWKDAKNKLRCLPYFYVAGIPKCGTTDLYHRIREHPDIARGQLKEYHWWDRLRYGASMELRFNEEDIRNGEPVEFEVYSNLLMLDEERARLESELRKTGKSDFIIGDGSPAYVWENSKWQMFQGNEGCSEPRIVTGSFIAHAYPEAKIFLIFRHPTERLYSRFLSRIKRVPDFQGATPKMFHNFVVNAVKVYKDCFRKSSVRSCAYNLTVYDEAVVRIVEGMYSVFIEDWLRIFRRDQIMFIRSEDFSEDVESHMRRIFAFLGVAPLDSAVMERMASRASVNIGKMYQEVGLMLPETIAVLNEFYDPFIHRFAELVQDDRFLWKDIVVTRSQAMRRGKEGREVNHSCCEQIIAGLKCKFLGCDGFPKMALLTGHKMRFFKRQVVVVLAVAMACLCLILTLSSSALSYQTDYTVHEEPVKEHVGVGITTEEAEFKTSETPEGENSNSLVEVKHFKSFEKSWSRSAVYGLQDQFVDDKPLFPSCTKKSISTPWRPFQFEEPRQFLPNTKNPCWYDKTLKCAPYFYVPGVAKGGTTDIFRRLRLHPDVMQGTSKEYHWWERGRFGNIDPEEAERKAKDAESFYEYLDKVTGVEIDRVSDDLRQQGYSHKVFGDGSPSYLWDVHYWHFLEGNQGCREPRVVVGQHIRHFWPPAKLIFTFRHPTPRLYSRFCSRIPRVPFLKRATAQDFHKFVVDGVRKYKDCFARWSIRQCAYNTSLFQDVTTRLLEGMYPIFMVDWLRIFPREQMFIMRYEDYATDVKGKMRQLFEFLDLAPLNDTQLQAVADNEEANVGNMYDKIGPMLPETAAILNQFYEPFIHKFAEILNDKRFLWLDHS, encoded by the exons ATGCGGTTGTACTTGAAGGAATTTGGTCTCGGTGTCGgaattttctttgtgttcatCCTTCTCATCGCACACTTCCGGTCACGGCGAGATGAAGATGATGTACCTGGTTCTAGGCGACGTCAGGCACGCGCCCCAAGGACAGGTGGCGCCACCAACGCCAG AACTTCCGGTCGGAGCGAGACCTCGTCCATGACTGGCAGAAGAGCAGCGGATGGCGCCGACATGAAGTACACAGCTGAC GTTACAGGCGAAAAAAATGATGTACAGAAAACCCAGACAAAAGTCAAGTCTTTCCAGAAAGTTCCAGTCAAAATTAAGTTCAATGGGGCGAGGAGTGGTTCCGACAACAG CTATGTGTACCCCCAGTGGTATTCGGACTCTGTGGTCATGTCACCGACGTATGGACACGAGGAGGACTTTGTTGGTTCAGGTCCTCTGTTTCCTGTTTGCCCGAATGCAGAGAAAGCCAAGAaagaatttcaagaaaaaacaTTCGGATACTTA gaAGAAGTAGGGGAATTTATTCCTGGTCTTAAGAATCCTTGCTGGAAGGACGCAAAGAACAAGTTGAGGTGTTTGCCTTACTTTTATGTGGCGGGTATACCGAAGTGTGGAACTACCGACCTCTATCACCGCATTCGTGAACACCCGGACATTGCTAGGGGTCAGCTCAAGGAATACcactg GTGGGACAGACTCAGGTACGGCGCCTCCATGGAACTACGATTCAATGAGGAGGACATTCGTAACGGAG AGCCAGTAGAGTTTGAAGTGTACAGCAACTTGCTGATGCTGGATGAAGAAAGAGCCAGACTGGAAAGCGAACTCCGAAAAACAGGAAAATCGGACTTTATTATTG GTGATGGGTCTCCGGCGTATGTCTGGGAAAACTCCAAGTGGCAAATGTTCCAGGGCAACGAGGGATGTAGTGAACCGCGCATCGTGACAGGGTCTTTCATTGCACACGCCTACCCTGAGGCCAAAATATTCCTAATATTCCGACACCCCACTGAAAG GTTGTATTCACGTTTTTTATCGAGGATTAAGCGTGTTCCGGATTTCCAGGGTGCTACACCGAAGATGTTCCACAACTTTGTAGTCAACGCTGTTAAGGTGTACAAAGACTGCTTCAGGAAGTCGTCTGTACGCAGTTGCGCCTACAACTTAACGGTCTACGATGAAGCAGTG GTACGAATTGTCGAAGGCATGTACTCCGTGTTTATAGAGGACTGGCTCCGCATCTTCCGTCGAGACCAAATTATGTTCATCCGAAGTGAAGATTTTTCCGAAGATGTGGAGTCGCACATGCGCAGAATATTTGCTTTTCTCGGCGTCG CCCCCTTGGACTCGGCAGTGATGGAGCGAATGGCAAGTCGAGCGTCGGTCAACATCGGCAAGATGTACCAGGAGGTGGGTCTGATGCTGCCAGAGACCATCGCTGTTCTCAACGAGTTTTACGACCCCTTCATCCACAGATTTGCGGAACTGGTGCAAGATGATAGATTTTTGTGGAAGGATATAGTTGTGACA cgATCGCAGGCCATGCGAAGAGGCAAGGAGGGTCGTGAGGTCAACCACTCCTGTTGTGAGCAAATCATTGCGGGGCTAAAGTGCAAATTCCTAGGATGTGATGGTTTCCCCAAAATGGCTTTG CTGACTGGTCACAAAATGCGTTTCTTCAAACGccaagtggtggtggtgctggcgGTGGCCATggcctgtctctgtctcatcCTCACCCTCAGTTCCTCAGCTCTGTCTTACCAGACTGACTACACTGTGCACGAGGAACCCGTCAAGGAACATGTCGGTGTCGGAATAACTACCGA AGAGGCTGAGTTTAAAACATCGGAAACGCCGGAAGGAGAAAATTCAAACAG CCTTGTGGAggtcaaacatttcaaatctTTCGAAAAGTCGTGGTCACGGTCTGCTGTGTACGGCCTGCAGGACCAGTTTGTGGACGACAAGCCTCTCTTCCCGTCTTGTACAAAGAAGTCCATCTCAACTCCCTGGCGCCCATTCCAGTTCGAG GAACCCAGACAGTTTCTGCCCAACACCAAGAACCCTTGCTGGTACGACAAGACGCTCAAGTGCGCACCTTACTTCTACGTGCCAGGTGTGGCGAAAGGTGGCACCACCGACATCTTCAG GCGACTGAGACTTCACCCTGACGTCATGCAGGGTACGTCCAAGGAGTACCACTGGTGGGAGCGAGGAAGGTTCGGGAACATTGACCCCGAGGAGGccgaaagaaaagcaaaag ATGCTGAATCCTTTTATGAATACCTGGACAAGGTGACTGGAGTGGAAATAGATCGAGTATCTGATGACCTCAGGCAGCAAGGATATTCACATAAAGTATTCG GTGATGGATCTCCTTCATACCTGTGGGATGTCCACTACTGGCATTTTCTGGAAGGAAACCAAGGGTGCAGGGAACCCCGGGTGGTTGTGGGGCAGCACATCCGTCATTTCTGGCCTCCAGCAAAGCTCATTTTTACTTTCCGACATCCCACACCAAG ACTTTATTCCCGGTTTTGCTCGCGCATCCCCCGTGTTCCCTTTTTGAAGAGGGCGACTGCACAGGATTTCCACAAGTTTGTAGTCGACGGGGTGCGGAAGTACAAGGACTGCTTTGCCCGATGGTCCATCCGGCAATGTGCTTACAACACGTCACTCTTTCAAGACGTCACC ACTCGTCTATTAGAAGGCATGTACCCTATCTTCATGGTTGACTGGCTCCGCATATTTCCCCGAGAACAGATGTTCATCATGCGCTACGAAGACTACGCCACTGATGTCAAAGGAAAGATGCGGCAATTATTCGAGTTTTTAGACTTAG CTCCACTGAATGACACTCAGCTGCAGGCTGTGGCAGACAATGAAGAAGCCAATGTCGGGAACATGTACGACAAGATCGGGCCAATGCTCCCTGAAACAGCCGCCATACTAAACCAGTTTTATGAACCATTCATCCACAAGTTTGCTGAAATCCTCAACGACAAACGATTTCTGTGGCTTGATCATTCATGA
- the LOC112572105 gene encoding carbohydrate sulfotransferase 15-like, with protein sequence MFHDYAVNAVHLYKECFKRWSVRACAFNVTLHDDAVVRLLEGLYPVYLEDWLRIFRRDQIMVFRNEDYAEDIKGHIEAAFNFLDLAPLNDTLMAAIAEHDSSNVGVNYGVVGPMLPETIAVLNEFYEPFIHRLAELLQDNKFLWKDIVVT encoded by the exons ATGTTCCACGACTACGCTGTCAACGCCGTGCACCTGTACAAGGAGTGCTTCAAGCGCTGGTCTGTGAGAGCCTGCGCCTTCAACGTCACCCTGCACGACGACGCTGTG GTACGACTCTTGGAAGGATTGTATCCAGTGTATTTGGAGGACTGGCTCCGCATTTTTAGGCGCGACCAGATCATGGTGTTTCGCAACGAGGACTACGCCGAGGACATCAAAGGCCACATTGAAGCGGCCTTCAACTTTTTAGACCTCG CTCCTCTCAACGACACTCTAATGGCGGCCATCGCTGAACACGACTCATCCAACGTCGGAGTCAACTACGGGGTAGTGGGACCCATGCTGCCGGAGACCATTGCTGTTCTCAACGAATTCTACGAGCCGTTTATCCACAGACTAGCCGAGCTTCTACAAGATAACAAGTTTTTATGGAAAGACattgttgtcacgtga